Proteins encoded by one window of Acinonyx jubatus isolate Ajub_Pintada_27869175 chromosome X, VMU_Ajub_asm_v1.0, whole genome shotgun sequence:
- the LOC106989089 gene encoding LOW QUALITY PROTEIN: PWWP domain-containing DNA repair factor 3B-like (The sequence of the model RefSeq protein was modified relative to this genomic sequence to represent the inferred CDS: deleted 1 base in 1 codon): MQAHKKYRKPKGTLLRSLRKRKNLKSLLVRSQTKNAPDSGRSQAHTTNTHTLRERRAKSSRSCSMCSKFPSLSEDDHKTGGRPHAHATVTCTLRERPAKSSRSCSVSSKFSSLSEDVHKTGGRPHVHTTVTRTLRERRAKSSRSCSVCSKFPSLSEDDHKTGGRPHAHTMATRTLRERRAKSSRSCSMCSKFSSLSEHDHKTGGQPHAHATVTCTLRERPAKSSRSCSVSSKFSSLSEDVHKTGGRPHVHTTVTRTLRERRAKSSRSCSVCSKFPSLSEDDHKTGGRPHAHTTVTRTLRERRAKSSRSCSVCSKFSSLSEHDHKTGGQPHAHATVTCTLRERRAKSSRSCSMCSKFSSLSEHDHKTGGRPHTHTTVTRTLRERRAESSRSCSLSSKLPSLSEDDHKTGGRPHAHTTVTRTLRERRAKSLRSCSVCSKFSSLSEDVHKTGGRPHTHTTVTRTLRERRAESSRSCSVCSKFSSLLEDVHKTGGRPHTHTTVTRTLRERRAKSSRSCSLSSKFSSLLEDDHKTGGRPHAHTTVTCTLRERRAKSSRSCSMCSKLPSLSEDDHKTGGQPHTHTTVTRTLKERRAKSSRSGSVSSKFPSLSEDDHKTGGKGNRDTSRGMSLHRTVKEKGTSAKDGGVLPPLSPSFNLTLPKAHKEEAHDTYPRTLAVSSESSAFSWNVEDHGEVAWKPGLEGAAASSSAPKQRRCYSLGLANRKRKLQVTEFEKELQELQPSVNSKAINPTTPIKKNANKEMGQVASMGFPQEPCPIEGGMMVWFKFQNHPFWPAVVKSVSQTEQTARVLLVEANMHCEMSGIRVPLRRLKHLDCKEKEKLIKRARKLYEQSVNWCFSLIAHYRERLRRGSFAGSFLDYYAADISYPIRKAIQDRDLEIDFPKVNYANLEDSEEETSLDGKRTCKKILPDRMKAARDRANQKLVDFIVKTKGADHHLLDIVQGRKQSRWLVSFRNSSRYVICVETYLEDEDQLDVVVRHLQEIYKQIDKKTLNLERDDKVSFVLEVLLPEAIICSIAALDGLDYKEAEKKYLQGPPVHYREKELFDKNILKKIRKR, encoded by the exons ATGCAAGCTCATAAAAAGTACCGGAAGCCTAAAGGTACCTTACTGAGGAgtcttaggaaaagaaaaaacctcaaaTCGCTGCTGGTGCGTTCACAGACTAAAAACGCCCCAGACAGTGGCCGATCGCAGGCGCACACAACCAACACGCATACACTAAGGGAAAGGCGAGCAAAGTCCTCGCGAAGCTGCAGCATGTGCTCAAAGTTCCCATCACTTTCGGAAGATGATCATAAGACAGGAGGCCGACCACACGCACATGCAACGGTCACGTGTACTCTAAGGGAAAGGCCAGCAAAGTCCTCGCGAAGCTGCAGCGTGTCCTCAAAGTTCTCATCACTTTCAGAAGATGTTCATAAGACAGGAGGCCGACCACACGTGCACACAACGGTCACGCGCACTCTAAGGGAAAGGCGAGCAAAGTCCTCGCGAAGCTGCAGCGTGTGCTCAAAGTTCCCATCACTTTCGGAAGATGATCATAAGACAGGAGGCcgaccacacgcacacacaatggcCACGCGTACACTAAGGGAAAGGCGAGCAAAGTCCTCGCGAAGCTGCAGCATGTGCTCAAAGTTCTCATCACTTTCAGAACATGATCATAAGACAGGAGGTCAACCACACGCACATGCAACGGTCACGTGTACTCTAAGGGAAAGGCCAGCAAAGTCCTCGCGAAGCTGCAGCGTGTCCTCAAAGTTCTCATCACTTTCAGAAGATGTTCATAAGACAGGAGGCCGACCACACGTGCACACAACGGTCACACGCACTCTAAGGGAAAGGCGAGCAAAGTCCTCGCGAAGCTGCAGCGTGTGCTCAAAGTTCCCATCACTTTCAGAAGATGATCATAAGACAGGAGGCCGACCACACGCGCACACAACGGTCACGCGTACACTAAGGGAAAGGCGAGCAAAGTCCTCGCGAAGCTGCAGCGTGTGCTCAAAGTTCTCATCACTTTCAGAACATGATCATAAGACAGGAGGTCAACCACACGCACACGCAACAGTCACGTGTACTCTAAGGGAAAGGCGAGCAAAGTCCTCGCGAAGCTGCAGCATGTGCTCAAAGTTCTCATCACTTTCAGAACATGATCATAAGACAGGAGGccgaccacacacacacacaacggtcACGCGTACTCTAAGGGAAAGGCGAGCAGAGTCCTCGCGAAGCTGCAGCCTGTCCTCAAAGCTCCCATCACTTTCGGAAGATGATCATAAGACAGGAGGCcgaccacacgcacacacaacgGTCACGCGTACTCTAAGGGAAAGGCGAGCAAAGTCCTTGCGAAGCTGCAGCGTGTGCTCAAAGTTCTCATCACTTTCGGAAGATGTTCATAAGACAGGAGGccgaccacacacacacacaacggtcACGCGTACTCTAAGGGAAAGGCGAGCAGAGTCCTCGCGAAGCTGCAGCGTGTGCTCAAAGTTCTCATCACTTTTGGAAGATGTTCATAAGACAGGAGGccgaccacacacacacacaacggtcACGCGTACTCTAAGGGAAAGGCGAGCAAAGTCCTCGCGAAGCTGCAGCCTGTCCTCAAAGTTCTCATCACTTCTGGAAGATGATCATAAGACAGGAGGCcgaccacatgcacacacaacggTCACGTGTACTCTAAGGGAAAGGCGAGCAAAGTCCTCACGAAGCTGCAGCATGTGCTCAAAGCTCCCATCACTTTCAGAAGATGATCATAAGACAGGAggccaaccacacacacacacaacggtcACGCGTACTCTAAAGGAAAGGCGAGCAAAGTCCTCGCGAAGCGGCAGTGTGTCCTCAAAGTTCCCATCACTTTCAGAAGATGATCATAAGAcaggaggcaaaggaaatagGGACACATCAAGAGGTATGTCTTTGCATCGCACAGTCAAAGAGAAGGGTACAAGTGCTAAAGATGGAGGCGTCCTTCCACCTTTGTCACCAAGCTTCAACCTCACTTTGCCCAAAGCTCACAAAGAAGAAGCACATGACACCTACCCAAGGACCCTGGCTGTCTCCTCTGAAAGCTCTGCCTTCTCGTGGAATGTTGAGGACCATGGAGAGGTTGCCTGGAAGCCAGGCTTGGAAGGTGCAGCAGCATCCTCCAGTGCCCCTAAACAGAGGCGGTGTTATTCACTCGGTCTGGCAAATAGAAAAAGGAAGCTGCAAGTGACAGAGTTTGAGAAAGAGCTGCAAGAACTTCAACCTTCAGTCAACTCAAAGGCTATTAACCCCACCACCCCTATTAAAAAGAATGCCAACAAAGAAATGGGACAAGTGGCAAGCATGGGTTTTCCACAAGAGCCTTGTCCCATTGAAGGAGGAATGATGGTCTGGTTCAAATTTCAGAATCACCCATTTTGGCCTGCAGTAGTAAAGAGTGTCAGCCAAACAGAGCAGACTGCAAGGGTGCTTTTGGTTGAGGCAAACATGCACTGTGAAATGAGTGGCATTCGAGTTCCTCTTCGAAGATTAAAGCACCTGGAttgtaaagagaaagaaaaactaataaagaGAGCCAGGAAATTGTACGAGCAAAGTGTGAACTGGTGCTTCTCCCTGATTGCCCACTACAGAGAAAGGCTCAGGCGAGGTTCTTTTGCAGGCAGTTTCCTGGACTATTATGCTGCTGACATCAGTTACCCAATTAGGAAAGCCATCCAAGACAGGGATCTGGAGATTGATTTCCCAAAGGTGAATTATGCCAACCTGGAAGATTCTGAGGAGGAGACCTCCCTGGACGGGAAGAGGACCTGCAAGAAAATTCTCCCTGACCGGATGAAGGCTGCTCGGGACCGAGCCAACCAGAAGCTAGTGGACTTCATCGTGAAAACAAAGGGGGCCGATCACCATCTTCTGGACATTGTCCAAGGCAGGAAACAGTCCAGGTGGCTGGTATCATTTAGGAATTCGAGCAGGTACGTGATCTGCGTTGAAACATACCTGGAGGACGAAGACCAGTTGGATGTGGTGGTAAGACATTTAcaagaaatctac aaacaaaTAGACAAGAAAACGCTGAATCTGGAAAGGGATGACAAAGTGAGTTTTGTTCTGGAAGTTCTTCTGCCAGAAGCAATCATTTGTTCAATTGCTGCACTTGATGGATTAGATTAcaaggaggcagaaaaaaagtACCTACAGGGGCCACCTGTGCATTACCGGGAAAAAGAGCTATTTGATAAAAATAtcctaaagaaaataagaaagagataa